A single window of Anopheles moucheti chromosome 2, idAnoMoucSN_F20_07, whole genome shotgun sequence DNA harbors:
- the LOC128296769 gene encoding microfibril-associated glycoprotein 4-like — MGTWCFIVLSVIIGAVASDGTDPENQTFAVEKDMTTPKSQILERVDSLSDALSDKIKSFNDRVNKLLAKFEEKLESFSTSTTERAVNLEHKLDRLSEDTGVYFMRPDPSKNISFDAARDWTNNHGFGSDWIIFQRRFNGSVNFYRNWSEYKQGFGDLRGEHWLGLEKLHAIVKTRRHELLIVLEDFDGVIAYSHYDDFKIGDESEKYIIKSVGKYTGTAGDSFTHHKGELFTTYDQDNDNADENCAKSFVGGWWFYNCYHSHLNGEYLNANNMRVAGITWNSFRGKTNSLKSTKMMVRPAA; from the exons ATGGGTACCTGGTGTTTCATAGTTCTTTCAGTGATCATTGGCGCGGTGGCAAGCGATGGCACTGATCCTGAAAATCAAACTTTTGCTGTAGAAAAAGACATGACCACACCCAAATCGCAAATACTAGAGAGAGTTGATAGTTTATCAGACGCTTTAagcgataaaataaaatcctttaACGATCGGGTCA ACAAATTGTTGGCAAAGTTTGAGGAGAAGCTGGAGAGCTTTTCAACGTCAACTACGGAACGAGCCGTCAATCTAGAGCACAAGCTAGATCGACTTTCAGAAGACACTGGAGTATACTTTATGCGACCGGATCCATCCAAGAATATATCGTTTGACGCAGCTCGTGACTGGACAAATAACCACGGATTTGGTAGCGACTGGATCATTTTCCAGCGACGGTTCAACGGTTCGGTCAATTTCTATCGTAACTGGTCCGAGTACAAGCAAGGATTCGGTGATCTACGCGGTGAACACTGGTTAGGGTTGGAAAAGCTGCACGCGATCGTGAAAACCCGTCGTCACGAGCTGCTCATCGTGTTGGAAGACTTCGACGGTGTGATTGCGTATTCCCATTACGATGACTTTAAGATCGGAGATGAAAGTGAGAAATACATCATAAAATCGGTCGGCAAATACACCGGTACAGCGGGTGATTCGTTCACCCATCACAAGGGCGAATTATTTACAACATACGATCAGGACAATGATAACGCCGATGAAAATTGTGCCAAGTCGTTTGTTGGCGGATGGTGGTTTTACAACTGTTATCATAG CCATTTAAACGGAGAGtatttaaatgcaaataaCATGCGTGTAGCTGGTATCACTTGGAATTCGTTTCggggaaaaacaaactcccTGAAGAGCACCAAAATGATGGTTCGACCTGCTGCGTAA